The following are encoded together in the Babesia microti strain RI chromosome II, complete genome genome:
- a CDS encoding RNA recognition motif. (a.k.a. RRM RBD or RNP domain) (overlaps_old_locusTagID:BBM_II01555): MRNTNACIYVANLPPDITEHELDDKFYKFGRIRQITIKQSRRRDDECYAYIEFDSSSSVDDAIKYRDGYKFGRYRIFVDILREKGGKSSRGPPMRTDYRVIVDNLPSSASWQDLKDHMRKAGPVGYSSVNRGKGYVEYETKKDMEWALENLDKSEFKNIYSKSIIRVHPGNNDGRSASESIYKDHKYRDSESDKGFRFRSRSRSSSSRSRASRSLSRGKKSDS, encoded by the exons ATGAGAAATACCAATGCATGCATCTACGTTGCTAATCTTCCACCAGACATCACAGAACATGAACTTGatgacaaattttacaag TTTGGGAGGATCAGGCAGATTACCATTAAACAGAGTCGCCGCAGAGATGACGAATGTTATGCTTacattgaatttgattcaTCAAGTTCCGTCGACGATGCTATAAAATATCGTGATGGATATAAATTCGGAAGATATCGTATTTTTGTAGATATACTAAGGGAAAAGGGTGGTAAATCGTCAAGAGGTCCTCCTATGCG AACTGATTACCGAGTAATCGTAGACAATTTGCCCAGCTCCGCTAGCTGGCAGGATCTAAAGGATCATATGCGGAAGGCAGGACCAGTTGGGTATTCCAGTGTCAATAGAGGG aaAGGTTACGTTGAGTATGAGACAAAAAAAGATATGGAATGGGCGCTAGAAAATTTGGATAAGTCAGagttcaaaaatatttactccAAGAGTATCATCAGA gTCCATCCTGGAAATAACGATGGAAGATCAGCTTCTGAGAGTATATATAAGGATCACAAATATCGAGATAGTGAAAGTGATAAAGGCTTCAGGTTTAGGTCCAGATCAAGAAGTTCTAGTTCTAGATCACGTGCGTCCAGATCTTTGTCACGAGGTAAAAAATCTGATAGTTGA
- a CDS encoding glycerol-3-phosphate dehydrogenase (overlaps_old_locusTagID:BBM_II01560): MKSTVLKLGALGTLAFGGSLAIVRKEHYKSSIDKDVIYTTGNIKNRKQMLEDLKHNHFDVVIIGGGATGTSVALDFATRGIKCALLEANDFGSGTSSKSTKLLHGGVRYLESALLKLDFFELYFVWRALEERAHLLNSMPYANTPLAIVLPFYKKWQVPYFWFNIKVYELLARFVCLNQTGVPASYFTFKGKTLENFPQLREDGLLGSVVYYDGQHNDSRTNAMIAFTSAMQGYVPGQEASTIANHAKVTSYISNSSGQVVGVNVKDTISGEEFKVMGKVVVNCAGPFADKVREMGIKEHKSRMLHSRGTHIVVPKYFCPNEHGLFISKTTDGRVLFVIPWLNHALLGTTDNADDLAWNPEVKKADIDFIVNDASLMLNIDPEFLRKNIKSQWAGLRPLIAGVDAVNETGKLSRGHMIIVDPNGVINVLGGKWTISRLMAEECVDKALSVHKDKLEPKFKCRTKNIRLLDDLDPKYSLLATSLVRDFPELTYEQASHLVRSYGYNAKKVCSIGRNKGLLKPLSAKHPFLLAEIPYVVENEMACTVIDVLARRLRLAFLDSKEAISATQITADLMGQYLNWDDGMKRKNIFDATQYFGKMMGT; this comes from the exons ATGAAATCTACTGTTTTAAAACTTGGTGCTTTGGGCACATTGGCCTTTGGTGGTAGCTTAGCAATTGTTCGTAAGGAACATTACAAGAGTTCAATAGACAAAGatgtaatttataccaCCGGAAATATTAAGAATAGAAAGCAAATGTTGGAGGATTTAAAACACAATCATTTCGATGTTGTCATCATTGGTGGCGGAGCCACAGGTACTTCAGTGGCTTTAGATTTTGCAACTAGGGGTATCAAATGTGCACTACTCGAAGCGAATGATTTTGGATCAGGAACTTCGTCCAAGTCCACCAAACTATTGCATGGCGGCGTTAGATATCTTGAAAGTGCTCTACTTAAACTGGATTTCTTTGAGTTGTACTTTGTTTGGAGAGCCTTGGAGGAAAGGGCGCATTTGCTGAACTCTATGCCCTATGCAAACACTCCACTTGCAATAGTATTGCCTTTCTATAAGAAATGGCAAGTTCCCTATTTTTGGTTCAATATAAAGGTCTACGAACTATTGGCTCGTTTTGTTTGTCTAAACCAGACAGGAGTTCCTGCGTCTTACTTCACTTTCAAGGGGAAAACGCTAGAAAATTTTCCACAACTCAGAGAAGATGGATTGCTAGGTTCGGTGGTATATTATGATGGGCAACATAATGATTCTAGGACTAATGCCATGATAGCTTTTACAAGTGCCATGCAGGGATATGTTCCAGGACAAGAGGCCTCGACTATCGCAAATCATGCAAAAGTTACAagttatatatcaaatagtTCTGGGCAAGTAGTGGGAGTTAATGTAAAGGACACTATTAGTGGCGAAGAATTTAAAGTTATGGGGAAAGTAGTGGTTAATTGTGCAG GCCCTTTTGCTGATAAAGTCCGGGAAATGGGCATTAAAGAGCACAAATCGCGAATGTTACACTCAAGAG GTACACACATTGTTGTACCCAAGTATTTCTGCCCGAATGAGCATGGATTGTTTATTTCAAAGACCACCGACGGGCGTGTATTGTTTGTTATCCCATGGTTAAACCACGCCCTACTAGGCACTACTGACAACGCTGATGATCTTGCATGGAACCCTGAAGTTAAAAAGGCAGACATCGACTTTATAGTTAATGATGCATCGCTAATGCTCAATATTGATCCTGAGTTTTTGAGGaagaatataaaatcaCAATGGGCTGGCTTACGTCCACTGATAGCTGGAGTGGATGCAGTTAATGAAACGGGAAAGCTTTCTAGAGGGCACATGATAATTGTGGATCCTAATGGTGTAATCAATGTTTTGGGTGGGAAATGGACAATAAGTCGTTTAATGGCTGAAGAGTGTGTTGATAAAGCATTGAGTGTGCACAAGGACAAATTGGAACCAAAGTTCAAATGCCGcaccaaaaatattagGTTATTAG ATGACCTAGATCCAAAATATAGCTTACTAGCTACTTCATTGGTCAGGGATTTCCCTGAGTTGACTTATGAACAAGCAAGCCATCTGGTTAGAAGTTACGGTTACAATGCCAAAAAGGTGTGTTCTATAGGTAGAAATAAAGGTCTACTAAAACCATTAAGTGCTAAACACCCATTTTTACTGGCAGAGATACCATATGTGGTGGA GAATGAAATGGCTTGCACAGTGATTGACGTACTGGCTAGACGATTAAGATTGGCCTTTTTAGACTCTAAGGAAGCAATAAGTGCAACTCAGATTACTGCCGATTTGATGGGCCAATATTTGAATTGGGACGACGGGATGAAAAGGAAAAACATCTTCGACGCTACACAGTACTTTGGTAAAATGATGGGAACATGA
- a CDS encoding conserved Plasmodium protein, unknown function (overlaps_old_locusTagID:BBM_II01565), whose amino-acid sequence MSLIRTNRFVLNHNPWKYNNLITIRCFSKKSDDNLGVYGHEKPENPWDDASYRSLKYEPTLTGSPIMTVFNMTRPGTQPFIDESLDVMPRNFFGIPATIPPEIGSRIEHTYRLPPQFYPFLKKLGDDTPSLKPYMDKLIRGEFTFDDYEEMFYKFSKPLKIYRKLIAMPFRTAQEKLCEDLVSWESAWYTYRQQVAAEYNVVISLREYILGMLIGIYFAYLWKEMNWQYRADMRLFYSSAPEHKINWVKPRGDLV is encoded by the exons ATGTCCCTGATTCGTACCAACCGGTTCGTTCTCAATCATAACCCTTGGAAATACAATAATCTAATCACAATAAGATGCTTTTCGAAAAAATCTGACGACAACTTGGGTGTTTATGGACATGAGAAACCAGAAAACCCATGGGACGATGCCAGTTATCGTTCACTTAAATATGAACCTACACTCACAGGATCGCCTATAATGACCGTTTTTAACATGACTAGACCAGGTACTCAACCTTTTATAGATGAATCGCTGGATGTAATGCCTCGTAATTTTTTTGG GATCCCCGCGACAATCCCTCCTGAAATTGGTTCCAGGATTGAACATACATACCGTTTACCACCCCAATTCTATCCTTTTCTGAAAAAACTGGGCGATGATACTCCATCCCTAAAACCATATATGGATAAACTGATACGCGGTGAATTTACATTTGATGATTATGAGGAGAtgttttacaaattttccaaGCCTCTCAAGATTTACCGCAAACTTATCGCCATGCCTTTTAGGACTGCACAAGAAAAGTTGTGCGAAGATCTAGTCTCTTGGGAAAGTGCCTGGTATACCTATCGGCAACAGGTTGCTGCTGAATATAACGTTGTAATATCACTAAgggaatatatattaggGATGCTAATTGGAATATACTTTGCCTATTTATGGAAGGAAATGAATTGGCAATATAGGGCAGATATGAGACTTTTTTATTCGAGTGCCCCGGAGCATAAGATTAACTGGGTTAAGCCAAGGGGGGACCTAGTTTGA
- a CDS encoding BMN1-5B (overlaps_old_locusTagID:BBM_II01570), translating to MAEEYERHARFQYRNNSNLVLHREGPVSSNEPTGEPESLVGRIYHKMGDCVEFTRPKMPENKPNKTKRRPKLDISLGQSVLNVKCNQGYQPNSSKTKKIYEQLLTLIQQILGDQPFEMLSDAANEIISLLRGGGTIDQLRDSIGNVTDSDYASLNVMCKELSDFDSLTMSTGADTEGVSLLFDEEDDDTLDVLESEIDDEIDNEITDEYEKAKQQNCIQLNEPDEKLSIDEHKIPITSIDSHWLQRELNRLYNNPEQSVAMEKELLKALQIMDIQECENTIVTLFNYENFDFCKKLLHNRWQIYYCTRLGQAQSEVEAQDIKNEMAKVPQGQLVLEELQLSKNRRNLEEEKAKNLRVEMASLRHNDTKLYSHTDVDLDTDNITNSTGTTNRVNNVDEQNFTISLETYAFAQGSQFMSNEKVVLPEGSERVETKEYSKVTIFPALRPDNTIKSVPISALPMWAQPAFSVAKIDKLNPVQSAVFEVAFKMYEENLLICAPTGAGKTNVAILAILNAIGETLGLTDQSEAIPSLGTKPSFLIAYISPMKSLVSEQTQSFSLRLNQHGIRVEELTGDVSVSRAQLEKTHIIVTTPEKFDVVTRKTGNEPLLERLRLVIIDEIHLLHDTRGPVLEAIVARLSQRPERVRLVGLSATLPNYEDVARFLTVNLDRGLFYFGSHFRPVPLEQVYYGVKEKKAIKRFNAINEILYQEVINDVSSCQILVFVHSRKETYRTAKFIKDTALSRDNLGAFISESSSREILASEASNSKSSQLTELLPFGLAIHHAGLERSDRQLVEDLFADKHIQVLVSTATLAWGVNLPAHTVIIKGTQVFSPEKGEWSELCPLHVTQMLGRAGRPQYDTKGKGVIITEMANLQFYLSLNNHQLPIESQLVPQLPNVINAEIASRNAASLEECLKFLKSTYLYVRLCNNLTLYMKESVDKNLSADDAARIFMLSALGQLHQLGMVRYEPKSETVQPTFLGTISSHYYLRPESISVFSNHLKPDMSDADLLRLFSLSYEFRYIPVREQEAIELGMLMEKVPIPIKGMHTEATSKIIILLQAYISRLKLEGYALVSEMTYIRQNATRIMRAFFEIGIKRGWANVAEKALYYSKCIEHQMWSSSLPLRQIPYVPLDVIKKLERKDFPFERYYDLSALELGELIRNTKYGELLFRAVHSIPKLDVQVYVQPLTSTRVAIELCVISCFVWDNTSNVHGKAERFWLLVEDVDCQKVLYYDLISISRNESEKTYNFTVPISQPLAPNYYLKIISDSWINVETCTSISFNNLILVDSPSKHTELLDLVPFPVCNMKNELAQRYLEKLPGFAKLGISNGCLDGIQTQIFECLSAGTENVLLCIPPMCGKRLCIDFAILERLNSGSCENSVIALMASSDKNARQYYHLYQNLFEGLQVALLDGDLKGDCNKFFSSHMIIGTPFQYDNLFRRWKSREIFQSISLFIVDNLHMVSNPTVGPEMEVSISRLRFAITQLNLQVRIIALSYPVGNASDISNWIGASKVFNFSTDARKTPLAVSIRSVESSEREERLMSILKTLKAEKLYPLERPCCDGVVDSSKKVIIFCTDAVETRITAVEIALRRQAAVPEWEGLSLMEEIISQNEISERSLVETLKTSIGYIHGYTDESEFRLIEILFACGLIDTLVVDQSVVDDLRVFAPSVIIKDTKFLTPIFTPIQLELPCIGLSETDYSPLHLLHLLSLSDGIRSSGAEFFPLFDTEFLHHFGPSLTQYVTKWYKNPTSTKTTAKGVVFTLNSLKDYYKTALFEALPAESALETRLEEHFNSEIVLGTIENQQDALDWLTWTLYYRRLSKNPNYYGLMAVTNEHLSDHLSELVENTLTSLEKMQLVEVSDTISPLNTGLVGAYYCLRCETIELFHRSIQPNLTRRLLITIICASCEIESLPLHQNEESVINRIARKLGLPTLEHGGVFVNPHFKASTLVEAHMNRIPLPRNLARDVQFLLPIFLKLSHALVDIISSNMWLTPALVVMETCQLVVQALCAANSPLMQLPHFDIEICQSLCEEYKVNDVLDFISMDEHLRDKVLERFTEAEKADIANACNSYPILQVEFALDTEKAEPGQSITLTVQINRDNEASLVSCPYYQADKREEWWLVVGDRGENALYGIKRIAATSKKVTSTLEIDAPSQPGDHKLVLYLMSDSYVGCDQEFEFFIHVS from the exons ATGGCTGAAGAATACGAACGCCATGCACGCTTCCAATACCGCAACAACTCAAATCTAGTTCTACACAGAGAAGGGCCAGTATCATCTAATGAACCAACTGGAGAGCCAGAAAGTCTGGTTGGTCGTATCTACCACAAGATGGGCGATTGTGTGGAGTTTACCAGACCAAAGATGCCGGAAAATAAGCCAAATAAGACTAAAAGACGACCAAAGCTGGATATATCACTGGGTCAATCAGTACTAAATGTCAAGTGTAATCAGGGTTACCAACCCAACAGCTCAAAGACGAAGAAGATCTATGAACAATTACTAACGCTTATCCAGCAGATTCTAGGAGATCAGCCCTTCGAAATGCTGAGTGACGCTGCCAATGAGATCATTTCATTGCTGCGCGGAGGAGGTACAATCGACCAGTTAAGAGATTCAATTGGCAATGTCACTGATAGTGACTATGCGTCACTGAATGTCATGTGCAAGGAGTTATCCGATTTTGACTCACTTACCATGAGCACCGGTGCTGATACAGAAGGCGTTTCGCTCCTTTTTGATGAAGAGGATGATGATACTTTAGATGTTTTGGAGTCGGAGatagatgatgaaattgacaatGAGATAACAGATGAATATGAAAAGGCCAAACAACAAAACTGCATCCAACTAAATGAACCGGATGAGAAACTTTCCATCGACGAACACAAAATTCCCATCACCAGCATCGATTCCCACTGGTTACAAAGGGAACTCAACAGGTTGTACAACAACCCGGAGCAGTCAGTGGCGATGGAAAAGGAATTGTTGAAGGCATTGCAAATAATGGATATACAAGAGTGCGAAAATACGATAGTAACATTGTTCAactatgaaaattttgatttttgcAAGAAGTTGCTACATAATAGGTGGCAAATATACTACTGCACGAGGTTGGGTCAAGCGCAATCTGAAGTCGAGGCACAGGACATAAAAAATGAGATGGCAAAGGTACCGCAGGGCCAGTTAGTGCTAGAAGAGCTccaattatcaaaaaatcgTCGTAATTTGGAGGAAGAAAAGGCGAAGAATTTGCGTGTTGAAATGGCTTCTTTGCGTCACAATGACACAAAGTTGTATTCTCACACAGATGTCGATTTAGACACTGATAACATAACAAATAGCACAGGTACAACAAATAGAGTTAACAATGTTGatgaacaaaattttacaatatcatTGGAAACGTATGCCTTCGCCCAAGGCTCACAGTTTATGTCAAATGAGAAAGTTGTTCTTCCGGAGGGATCTGAACGCGTGGAAACTAAGGAATATTCCAAAGTGACAATTTTTCCAGCACTTAGGCCAGATAACACAATCAAATCAGTCCCTATTTCAGCACTTCCAATGTGGGCACAGCCTGCATTTAGCGtggcaaaaattgataagcTTAATCCTGTACAGTCCGCGGTATTTGAGGTAGCTTTTAAAATGTATGAggaaaatttattgatcTGTGCACCTACCGGCGCGGGCAAGACGAATGTGGCAATTTTAGCCATTCTGAATGCCATAGGGGAGACATTGGGCCTCACAGACCAGTCAGAGGCCATACCTTCTCTTGGGACAAAACCCTCCTTTTTAATCGCCTACATATCTCCCATGAAATCTCTGGTATCCGAACAAACCCAGTCATTCTCGCTCAGGCTGAATCAGCATGGAATAAGGGTGGAAGAGCTGACTGGTGATGTATCCGTATCTCGGGCACAACTTGAGAAAACGCATATAATTGTAACTACGCCAGAGAAGTTTGACGTAGTTACACGTAAAACAGGCAATGAGCCCCTGCTTGAGCGGCTTAGATTGGttataattgatgaaatacACCTACTCCATGACACTAGGGGTCCAGTGCTGGAGGCTATTGTGGCCCGCCTGAGTCAGAGGCCCGAACGCGTAAGGCTAGTTGGTCTATCGGCCACGCTTCCAAACTACGAAGACGTGGCTAGATTTCTCACTGTTAATCTAGACCGAGGGCTTTTCTACTTTGGCAGCCACTTTAGGCCTGTGCCCTTGGAGCAGGTGTATTATGGCGTGAAGGAGAAGAAGGCTATCAAACGTTTCAACGCAATCAACGAAATTCTCTACCAAGAGGTGATTAACGATGTTTCTAGCTGCCAAATTCTTGTTTTTGTGCATTCTAGAAAGGAAACGTACAGGACGgcaaaatttatcaaagaCACGGCCCTTTCACGGGACAACTTGGGAGCCTTCATTTCTGAATCTTCATCACGAGAGATTTTGGCAAGTGAAGCCAGCAATTCCAAGTCGTCCCAACTTACAGAACTGCTGCCTTTTGGGTTGGCTATCCACCATGCAGGGCTAGAGCGTTCAGATCGCCAGCTTGTGGAAGACCTGTTTGCTGACAAGCACATACAAGTGTTAGTATCAACGGCTACTCTTGCTTGGGGGGTGAATCTACCCGCACACACAGTGATAATAAAGGGAACTCAGGTCTTTTCTCCTGAAAAGGGCGAGTGGTCCGAGTTGTGTCCCCTTCATGTTACCCAGATGCTGGGTCGGGCCGGCAGGCCCCAATACGACACAAAGGGCAAGGGAGTGATCATAACGGAGATGGCAAACCTACAGTTCTACCTATCTTTGAATAACCATCAGTTGCCCATAGAGTCCCAACTTGTGCCACAGCTTCCCAACGTCATAAACGCGGAAATTGCCTCCAGGAATGCAGCTTCCTTGGAAGAATGcttgaaatttttgaagAGCACCTACCTGTACGTGCGATTGTGTAACAATTTGACCCTGTATATGAAAGAATCCGTGGATAAAAACTTGTCGGCCGATGACGCGGCTAGGATATTCATGCTATCGGCACTGGGCCAGCTGCACCAACTGGGCATGGTGAGGTATGAACCCAAGTCGGAAACTGTCCAACCCACCTTTTTAGGCACCATCTCCTCTCACTATTACTTGAGGCCAGAGTCCATATCCGTATTCTCTAACCACTTGAAGCCGGATATGTCTGACGCGGATTTACTACGGCTCTTCTCCCTAAGCTACGAATTTAGGTATATCCCAGTGCGTGAACAAGAGGCCATCGAGTTGGGCATGTTGATGGAGAAAGTGCCCATTCCTATCAAAGGTATGCATACCGAGGCAACTTCTAAGATTATCATTTTGTTACAGGCCTACATATCTCGTCTTAAACTTGAGGGGTATGCGCTGGTATCGGAGATGACTTATATACGTCAGAATGCTACCCGAATCATGCGTGCCTTTTTTGAGATTGGAATTAAACGTGGCTGGGCTAACGTAGCAGAGAAGGCATTGTATTACAGCAAATGCATTGAGCACCAAATGTGGTCTAGTAGTTTGCCGCTTAGACAAATCCCATACGTGCCCTTGGATGTGATCAAAAAGCTTGAGCGTAAGGATTTCCCCTTTGAACGATACTATGACTTGTCGGCCCTAGAGTTAGGCGAATTGATTAGAAACACCAAATATGGAGAGCTTTTGTTCCGGGCTGTCCACTCCATACCTAAGTTGGACGTTCAGGTTTATGTCCAACCCCTAACTAGTACCAGGGTGGCAATTGAACTTTGTGTTATTTCTTGTTTTGTCTGGGATAACACATCCAACGTTCATGGGAAGGCTGAAAGATTTTGGCTTCTGGTTGAGGATGTGGATTGTCAAAAAGTGCTTTACTACGACCTTATATCCATTTCTCGCAATGAAAGTGAAAAGACATATAATTTCACCGTTCCTATCTCACAGCCCCTTGCGCCAAACTACTACTTGAAGATCATTTCGGACAGCTGGATTAACGTAGAGACATGCACCAGCATCTCTTTTAACAACCTTATATTGGTAGATTCTCCCAGTAAACACACCGAGTTGCTTGATCTAGTCCCCTTTCCTGTCTGCAATATGAAAAATGAGCTTGCCCAGCGGTATCTCGAGAAGCTACCAGGCTTTGCAAAACTAGGGATCAGTAACGGCTGCCTAGACGGCATCCAGACTCAGATTTTTGAGTGTCTCTCTGCTGGTACCGAAAACGTGCTTTTGTGTATTCCACCAATGTGTGGAAAAAGGCTTTGCATCGACTTTGCCATTCTTGAACGCCTTAACTCTGGGAGCTGTGAAAATTCTGTCATTGCGCTAATGGCATCAAGTGACAAAAACGCTCGCCAATACTACCACTTGTACCAGAACCTGTTTGAAGGGCTTCAAGTGGCACTTTTGGACGGAGATCTGAAGGGGGACTGCAACAAGTTCTTCTCTTCACATATGATCATAGGCACCCCTTTCCAATATGACAATTTATTCAGGCGCTGGAAGTCACGAGAAATATTTCAGTCAATTTCTTTATTCATTGTGGATAACCTCCACATGGTATCAAATCCGACTGTGGGCCCAGAGATGGAAGTAAGTATATCACGGTTACGATTTGCTATCACGCAGCTCAACCTGCAAGTTAGGATAATTGCACTTTCATATCCAGTGGGCAACGCTTCAGACATATCTAATTGGATCGGGGCCAGCAAAGTGTTCAACTTCTCTACTGACGCACGTAAAACTCCATTGGCTGTTAGCATTCGTTCGGTTGAATCTTCTGAGAGAGAGGAGAGGTTAATGTCTATTTTGAAGACTCTCAAGGCTGAGAAGCTCTATCCTCTTGAAAGACCCTGCTGCGATGGTGTCGTTGACTCTTCAAAAAAAGTTATTATATTCTGTACAGACGCAGTAGAGACTCGCATTACCGCAGTTGAAATTGCGCTTAGAAGACAAGCGGCGGTGCCTGAATGGGAGGGTCTCAGCCTGATGGAAGAGATAATTTCCCAAAACGAGATAAGCGAGCGTTCATTGGTTGAGACGCTAAAAACAAGCATTGGGTATATCCATGGGTACACTGATGAGTCTGAGTTTAGGCTGATAGAGATATTGTTTGCTTGTGGGCTGATTGATACCTTAGTAGTTGACCAATCGGTAGTTGATGATTTAAGGGTTTTTGCACCTTCTGTAATCATAAAGGACACGAAATTTTTGACGCCAATTTTTACTCCAATACAATTGGAGCTTCCCTGCATTGGACTTTCTGAAACTGACTATTCACCCCTACATTTACTACACCTGCTTTCTCTATCGGACGGAATAAGGTCATCAGGCGCAGAATTTTTTCCTCTGTTTGACACAGAATTTCTCCATCATTTTGGCCCATCCCTCACTCAATATGTAACGAAATGGTATAAAAATCCGACATCCACTAAAACCACAGCAAAAGGCGTAGTCTTTACCCTTAATAGCCTTAAAGACTACTACAAAACAGCACTTTTCGAAGCACTTCCTGCAGAAAGCGCACTGGAGACACGCTTGGAGGAACATTTTAATTCCGAAATAGTTTTGGGCACAATCGAAAACCAGCAAGATGCCTTGGACTGGCTCACTTGGACACTCTACTACCGCAGGCTATCTAAGAATCCAAACTACTATGGCCTAATGGCTGTAACAAATGAACACTTGAGCGACCACTTGTCAGAACTGGTGGAAAATACCCTAACCAGTCTGGAAAAAATGCAGCTTGTTGAAGTTTCAGATACAATATCTCCGCTAAACACGGGTCTAGTCGGGGCATACTACTGCCTACGTTGCGAAACAATCGAACTGTTCCACCGTTCAATCCAGCCAAACTTGACGCGAAGGCTTCTAAtcacaataatttgtgCCTCTTGTGAAATTGAAAGCCTGCCTTTGCATCAAAACGAAGAGTCTGTTATCAATCGTATTGCCCGCAAATTGGGGCTACCGACGCTAGAGCATGGAGGAGTCTTTGTCAACCCTCACTTCAAGGCCTCCACGCTGGTGGAGGCACATATGAATCGCATACCTCTACCGCGAAATCTCGCAAGGGATGTCCAATTTTTGCTACCCATCTTTCTGAAGCTATCGCACGCGTTGGTGGACATTATAAGCTCCAACATGTGGCTGACCCCTGCACTGGTGGTAATGGAGACCTGCCAACTCGTAGTCCAGGCACTTTGCGCTGCCAATTCGCCCCTTATGCAATTACCGCACTTTGATATTGAGATTTGTCAATCGCTGTGTGAAG AGTACAAAGTTAATGATGTTTTGGACTTTATCTCCATGGACGAGCATTTGAGGGACAAGGTGCTAGAGCGTTTTACTGAGGCTGAGAAGGCAGATATTGCCAACGCCTGTAACTCATACCCCATTTTACAGGTTGAATTCGCCTTGGATACAGAAAAGGCGGAGCCGGGGCAGTCCATTACCCTAACTGTTCAGATAAACAGGGACAACGAG gcaTCTCTGGTGTCATGTCCATATTACCAGGCCGACAAGAGGGAGGAGTGGTGGTTGGTGGTGGGGGACCGTGGTGAAAATGCTCTTTATGGCATAAAACGTATAGCAGCAACCAGCAAGAAAGTCACTAGTACTCTGGAAATTGATGCGCCTAGCCAGCCTGGGGATCACAAGCTCGTGCTCTATCTAATGAGTGATTCTTATGTGGGTTGTGACCAGGAGTTTGAGTTTTTTATCCACGTATCATAA